A single Callithrix jacchus isolate 240 chromosome 4, calJac240_pri, whole genome shotgun sequence DNA region contains:
- the CALHM6 gene encoding calcium homeostasis modulator protein 6 — protein MEKFRAVLDLHLKHHSALGYGLVTLLTAGGERIFSTVVFQCPCSATWNLPYGLVFLLVPALALFLLGYMLSARTWRLLTGCCAPSARGCCRSGLRGYLVCAQLSAAAALAPLTWVAVALLGGAFYECAASGSAAFAQRLCSGRHSSCADELPLVPCHQAKASDVQDLLKDLKAQSQVLGWILIAVVIIVLLIFTSVSRCLSPVSFLQLKFWKIYLEQEQHILKSEATEHATELAKENVKCFFEGSRPKECNTPSMKEWQQISSLYTFNPKDQYYSLLHKYVNKKEKTHSIRSTEGDTVIPILGFVDSTGINSTPGL, from the exons ATGGAGAAGTTTCGGGCGGTGCTGGACCTGCACCTCAAGCACCACAGCGCGCTGGGCTACGGCCTGGTGACCCTGCTGACGGCGGGCGGGGAGCGCATCTTCTCCACCGTGGTGTTCCAGTGCCCGTGCAGCGCTACCTGGAACCTGCCCTACGGCCTGGTCTTCTTGCTGGTGCCGGCGCTCGCGCTCTTCCTCTTGGGCTACATGCTGAGCGCGCGCACGTGGCGCCTGCTCACCGGATGCTGTGCGCCCAGCGCCCGCGGATGTTGCCGGTCGGGGCTGCGCGGCTACCTGGTGTGCGCGCAACTCAGCGCGGCCGCCGCGCTCGCGCCCCTCACCTGGGTGGCCGTGGCGCTGCTCGGGGGCGCCTTTTACGAGTGCGCCGCCAGCGGGAGCGCGGCCTTCGCGCAGCGCTTGTGCAGTGGCCGCCACTCCAGTTGCGCGGACGAGCTGCCTCTGGTGCCTTGCCACCAGGCCAAGGCGTCCGACGTGCAGGACCTCTTGAAGGATCTGAAGGCTCAGTCGCAG GTATTGGGCTGGATCTTGATAGCAGTTGTTATCATCGTCCTTCTGATTTTTACGTCTGTCAGCCGATGCCTATCTCCAGTTAGTTTTCTGCAGCTGAAATTCTGGAAAATCTATTTGGAACAGGAGCAGCACATCCTTAAAAGTGAAGCCACAGAGCATGCAACTGAATTGGCAAAAGAGAATGTTAAATGTTTCTTTGAGGGCTCACGCCCAAAAGAATGCAACACTCCAAGCATGAAAGAGTGGCAGCAAATTTCATCACTGTATACTTTCAACCCGAAGGACCAGTACTACAGCTTGTTGCACAAATATgttaacaaaaaagagaagactcaCAGTATCAGGTCTACTGAAGGAGATACAGTGATTCCTATTCTTGGCTTTGTAGATTCAACTGGTATAAATAGCACTCCTGGGCTATGA